One stretch of Chryseobacterium sp. LJ668 DNA includes these proteins:
- a CDS encoding acyl-CoA thioesterase produces the protein MTTEERIEASETRIFKAVFPNTTNHYDTLFGGTAMQLMDEVAFITATRFARKRVVTVSSDKIDFKKPIPAGTIVELIGKVAHVGKTSMKVNVEIYTEQMYSYEREKAIVGDFTFVAIDEFKKPIQIL, from the coding sequence ATGACTACAGAAGAAAGAATTGAAGCCTCCGAAACCCGAATCTTTAAAGCGGTTTTTCCCAACACGACCAATCACTACGACACACTTTTCGGCGGAACTGCAATGCAGCTGATGGATGAAGTTGCCTTTATTACGGCGACCCGTTTTGCAAGAAAACGTGTGGTAACCGTAAGCAGCGATAAGATTGACTTTAAAAAACCAATTCCTGCCGGAACCATTGTCGAGCTGATTGGAAAAGTGGCCCACGTTGGAAAAACCAGTATGAAAGTGAATGTAGAAATCTATACCGAGCAAATGTATTCTTACGAAAGGGAAAAAGCAATTGTGGGTGATTTTACTTTTGTGGCCATTGATGAATTTAAGAAACCCATTCAGATACTATAA
- a CDS encoding PadR family transcriptional regulator: protein MNTENTKAQMRKGILEFCILSLINNREMYVSDLIDELKKGKLDVVEGTLYPLLTRLKNGEFLSYRWEESTGGPPRKYYQITEKGKTFLEELQNTWKELTDSVNQITQKI from the coding sequence ATGAATACTGAAAATACCAAAGCGCAAATGCGAAAAGGGATTCTGGAATTCTGCATTTTAAGTCTTATCAACAATCGCGAAATGTATGTTTCTGATTTGATAGATGAACTGAAAAAAGGAAAACTGGATGTTGTGGAAGGAACCCTCTACCCTCTTTTAACAAGACTGAAAAACGGAGAATTTCTTTCTTACAGATGGGAAGAATCTACAGGAGGACCACCAAGAAAATACTACCAGATTACAGAAAAAGGTAAAACTTTTTTAGAAGAACTGCAAAACACCTGGAAAGAACTCACAGATTCTGTAAACCAAATCACTCAAAAAATTTAA